A DNA window from Parabacteroides johnsonii DSM 18315 contains the following coding sequences:
- a CDS encoding glutamine synthetase: MVSECFGARSISKQVCSDSQETKWELALKQQQKEAHSLCHHAIHKLIPMAGAYQQSMLEAVSQASSIYAPDEAEAICHAGNKVLDEISNHISAILYNARKTREANRKANKMEDSHMKAVIYHNSVLPYIEMLRFHIDSLNAIIA; this comes from the coding sequence ATGGTATCAGAGTGTTTCGGGGCCCGTTCGATATCCAAGCAGGTTTGCTCGGACAGCCAGGAAACAAAATGGGAACTTGCGCTCAAGCAGCAGCAGAAGGAGGCCCATTCGCTATGCCATCATGCAATTCATAAACTGATCCCGATGGCAGGTGCATACCAGCAGTCCATGTTGGAGGCTGTATCCCAGGCCAGTTCGATATACGCTCCGGACGAGGCGGAGGCTATTTGCCATGCCGGGAATAAGGTGCTGGATGAGATCTCGAATCATATTTCCGCTATCTTGTATAACGCCCGTAAGACGCGTGAAGCCAACCGCAAGGCCAACAAAATGGAAGATTCGCATATGAAAGCAGTCATATATCATAATTCGGTCCTGCCTTATATCGAGATGCTTCGTTTCCATATAGACAGCCTGAATGCGATAATAGCATAG
- a CDS encoding DUF4250 domain-containing protein, giving the protein MTLPEDPMMLFSVINMKLRDNYSSLDELCDDMHIQKETLVQELKNVGFEYSQENNKFW; this is encoded by the coding sequence ATGACACTTCCGGAAGATCCGATGATGCTTTTCAGCGTTATCAATATGAAATTACGTGATAATTATTCCTCTCTTGACGAATTGTGCGACGATATGCATATCCAAAAAGAGACACTTGTCCAGGAACTGAAGAACGTAGGATTCGAGTATAGCCAAGAGAATAACAAGTTTTGGTAA
- a CDS encoding alpha/beta hydrolase, protein MMFVAVFVLVAISVKGAVVDTLDVYSEAMKKNVQVVVVSPDNNRAPKPVVYLLHGYGGNAKTWISMKPELKDIADRDGLIFVCPDGKNSWYWDSPKDPSYRYETFVSSELIKYIDSEYPTVKDRSGRAITGLSMGGHGAMWLSFRHKDVFGAAGSTSGGVDIRPFPNNWEMSKQLGSESDNQEVWNRHTAITQIDRIKNGELAIIFDCGYSDFFFEVNNDFHKKLLKYKIDHDFLVRPGSHNGEYWKNSIDYQIMFFKKFFDKNKGKD, encoded by the coding sequence ATGATGTTCGTGGCGGTTTTTGTCTTGGTCGCCATTTCGGTGAAAGGAGCGGTTGTCGATACGTTGGATGTTTATAGCGAGGCAATGAAGAAGAATGTCCAGGTCGTTGTCGTTTCTCCGGATAATAATCGTGCACCGAAACCGGTTGTCTACCTGTTGCACGGGTATGGAGGAAATGCGAAAACCTGGATTTCCATGAAGCCGGAGTTGAAAGATATTGCAGACCGCGACGGTCTGATCTTTGTTTGTCCCGACGGCAAGAACAGCTGGTATTGGGATAGTCCGAAAGATCCGTCTTACCGTTATGAGACATTCGTATCCTCTGAATTAATCAAGTATATCGATTCCGAATATCCGACAGTGAAAGACCGTTCCGGTCGTGCCATCACAGGGTTGAGCATGGGTGGACACGGAGCCATGTGGCTGTCTTTCCGTCATAAGGATGTGTTTGGCGCAGCCGGTAGTACGAGTGGCGGAGTCGATATCCGGCCCTTCCCTAATAACTGGGAGATGAGTAAGCAGCTCGGAAGCGAGAGCGACAACCAGGAGGTCTGGAACCGTCATACGGCAATCACGCAGATCGACCGCATTAAGAATGGTGAGCTGGCTATCATCTTCGATTGCGGTTACAGTGATTTCTTTTTCGAAGTGAATAACGACTTCCATAAGAAGCTGTTGAAATATAAGATCGACCATGATTTCCTGGTCCGTCCCGGATCGCATAACGGGGAGTATTGGAAAAACTCGATCGACTACCAGATCATGTTCTTTAAGAAGTTCTTCGATAAAAACAAAGGAAAGGATTAA
- a CDS encoding formate--tetrahydrofolate ligase, with product MKSDIEIAREVSLRKIKEIATGLGIPREEVQNYGRYIAKIPLHLIDEEKIKQHNLILVTAITPTKAGIGKTTVSIGLALGLNKIGKKAVVALREPSLGPCFGMKGGAAGGGYSQVLPMENINLHFTGDFHAVTSAHNMITALLDNYIYQTRNTCEGLKEIKWKRVLDVNDRSLRNIVSGLGGSANGVPTETGFDITPASEIMAILCLATDIEDLKRRVGNILLGYTNDDKPFTVNDLGVAGAITVLLKDALLPNLVQTTENTAAFVHGGPFANIAHGCNSVLATKMALTYGDYVITEAGFGADLGAEKFFDIKCRKAGLTPKLTVIVATAQSLKLHGGVPEDKIKEQNIEGLKNGFENLDKHVENMKRFGQEVIVTFNRYASDTDEEIALVAEHCREIGVGFCMNNVFAAGGEGGAELAKLVVDTIEKKPSAPLKYIYEDSEPIRSKIKKVSEQIYGAASVVYTTLADKKIKQIESLGISHYPICIAKTQYSFSSDPKAYGVAKNFELKVRDIIINNGAEMIVVIMGEIMRMPGLPKDPQAKRIDIVNGVIEGLS from the coding sequence ATGAAATCGGACATAGAAATTGCAAGAGAGGTCTCTCTGCGCAAGATAAAAGAAATCGCGACCGGATTAGGCATCCCGCGCGAAGAAGTTCAGAATTACGGCAGATACATCGCCAAAATACCTCTCCATCTGATCGATGAAGAGAAGATCAAACAACACAACCTTATCCTGGTTACAGCCATCACTCCTACGAAAGCGGGTATCGGCAAGACGACCGTTTCGATCGGGCTGGCTTTGGGATTGAACAAGATCGGTAAAAAGGCGGTCGTCGCTTTGCGCGAACCATCACTGGGCCCGTGCTTCGGTATGAAAGGCGGAGCTGCCGGAGGCGGATACTCGCAGGTGTTGCCGATGGAAAACATCAACCTGCATTTTACGGGGGATTTCCATGCGGTTACTTCCGCCCACAACATGATCACGGCATTGCTGGACAACTACATCTACCAGACGCGTAATACCTGCGAGGGGCTGAAAGAAATCAAATGGAAACGTGTGCTGGATGTGAACGATCGCAGTTTGCGTAACATCGTTTCCGGCCTGGGAGGATCGGCCAACGGCGTACCGACAGAGACTGGTTTCGACATCACGCCCGCTTCGGAAATCATGGCGATTCTCTGTCTGGCAACGGACATCGAGGACCTGAAACGTCGCGTCGGCAATATCTTGTTAGGATATACGAACGATGACAAGCCTTTCACCGTAAACGACCTTGGAGTGGCCGGAGCGATCACGGTATTGCTGAAAGACGCCCTCCTGCCTAACTTGGTACAGACAACCGAGAACACGGCCGCATTCGTACACGGAGGTCCGTTCGCCAACATCGCACATGGCTGCAACTCTGTCCTGGCGACCAAAATGGCGCTGACGTATGGTGATTATGTCATTACGGAGGCCGGCTTCGGTGCCGACTTAGGAGCTGAAAAGTTTTTCGACATCAAATGCCGCAAAGCCGGATTGACACCGAAACTGACGGTTATCGTGGCAACGGCCCAGAGTTTGAAGCTGCATGGAGGCGTACCGGAAGACAAGATCAAAGAACAGAATATAGAAGGGCTGAAAAACGGTTTCGAGAACCTGGACAAGCATGTCGAGAATATGAAACGTTTCGGCCAGGAAGTGATCGTGACCTTCAACAGATATGCATCCGATACGGACGAGGAAATCGCGCTGGTTGCAGAACATTGTCGCGAGATCGGTGTAGGTTTCTGTATGAACAACGTATTTGCTGCCGGTGGCGAAGGGGGTGCCGAGTTGGCGAAATTGGTGGTCGACACGATCGAAAAGAAACCTTCCGCCCCGCTCAAATACATCTACGAGGACAGCGAACCGATCCGCAGCAAGATCAAAAAGGTATCCGAACAGATCTACGGAGCCGCTTCCGTTGTCTACACGACCTTGGCGGACAAGAAAATCAAACAGATCGAAAGCCTCGGCATCTCCCACTACCCGATCTGCATTGCCAAGACACAGTATTCGTTCTCTTCCGACCCGAAAGCATACGGGGTGGCCAAGAATTTTGAGTTGAAAGTGCGTGACATCATCATCAATAACGGTGCGGAGATGATCGTCGTTATCATGGGCGAGATCATGCGTATGCCGGGACTACCGAAAGACCCGCAGGCAAAACGCATCGACATCGTGAACGGCGTGATCGAAGGGTTAAGCTAA
- a CDS encoding helix-turn-helix domain-containing protein: MGEIIKLDNICQYNEMVGHETLHPLVSVIDLSKSSRMMKHVRMSYGFYAVFLKEVKCGDLRYGRNYYDYQEGTLVFLAPGQVIGIDDNGEYFQPKGRALLFHPDLIRGTSLGHNMKDYSFFSYEVNEALHLSEQERGVIIDCLNNISEELNRGIDKHSKMLIVSNIELLLNYSIRFYDRQFITRENVNKDILSKFENVVNGYFQTDKPQTIGLPSVRYCADQLHLSANYLGDLIKKETGKSAQEHIQLRLIDIAKEKILGTNKTVSEIAYELGFKYPQHFTRVFKKNVGHTPNEYRGIN, translated from the coding sequence ATGGGAGAAATTATTAAACTGGACAATATCTGTCAGTACAATGAAATGGTAGGCCATGAAACCTTGCATCCGCTGGTAAGTGTTATCGATCTGTCGAAATCGTCCCGGATGATGAAGCACGTACGCATGAGTTACGGTTTCTATGCAGTCTTCCTGAAGGAGGTCAAATGCGGAGATTTGCGATACGGACGCAACTATTACGATTATCAGGAAGGCACGCTGGTTTTTCTGGCTCCCGGACAGGTGATCGGTATCGATGACAACGGCGAGTATTTCCAACCGAAAGGCCGCGCCCTGCTATTCCACCCCGACCTGATCCGCGGCACATCCCTCGGACACAATATGAAGGACTATTCTTTCTTCTCCTACGAGGTGAACGAGGCCCTTCATCTCTCCGAACAGGAACGGGGTGTCATCATCGATTGCCTGAACAACATCAGCGAAGAGCTTAACCGGGGAATAGACAAGCACAGCAAAATGCTGATTGTCTCCAACATCGAGCTTTTGCTCAATTACAGCATCCGTTTTTATGACCGCCAGTTCATCACCCGTGAAAATGTAAACAAAGACATCCTTTCCAAGTTCGAGAATGTCGTGAACGGTTATTTCCAGACCGACAAACCGCAAACGATCGGTTTGCCATCCGTACGCTACTGTGCCGACCAGCTGCATCTTTCCGCCAACTATTTAGGCGACCTGATAAAGAAGGAAACGGGTAAATCCGCACAAGAACACATCCAGCTCCGGCTGATCGACATCGCCAAAGAAAAGATATTAGGCACAAACAAAACCGTCAGCGAAATCGCTTACGAACTGGGATTCAAATATCCCCAACATTTCACCCGGGTATTTAAGAAAAATGTGGGACATACGCCTAACGAGTACAGAGGCATAAACTAA
- a CDS encoding DUF6913 domain-containing protein, whose protein sequence is MRLTNYFIKKKVQSLASGAASRKHEFCTLEDAGHILVLYQAKDGELVEPCLDVLRKKNKKVQACVYVTGDLAPETDASYIPVHAKKDVSTWLVPSDAVLERFRTIKADILIDLTRPDCYPMQYLMLQHPCGFKVGVKHADIDLYDLSISVTEREDIKHLFEHILFYLQEIRSK, encoded by the coding sequence ATGAGACTGACGAATTATTTTATTAAAAAGAAAGTGCAGTCTTTAGCTTCCGGGGCTGCCAGTCGCAAGCATGAGTTTTGTACGCTGGAAGATGCAGGCCATATCCTGGTCCTTTATCAGGCAAAGGATGGCGAGCTTGTGGAACCTTGCTTGGACGTCCTGCGTAAGAAGAACAAGAAGGTACAGGCTTGTGTCTATGTAACCGGCGATCTGGCACCTGAAACGGATGCCTCGTACATCCCGGTCCATGCCAAGAAGGATGTGAGCACTTGGCTGGTTCCTTCCGATGCTGTTCTGGAACGGTTCAGGACGATCAAGGCGGATATCCTGATCGATCTTACGCGTCCCGACTGCTACCCGATGCAATACCTTATGCTACAGCATCCTTGTGGGTTCAAGGTGGGAGTGAAACATGCCGATATCGATTTATATGATCTCTCCATATCAGTAACAGAGCGCGAAGATATCAAGCATTTGTTCGAACATATATTATTTTATTTGCAGGAGATACGCTCAAAATGA
- the ligA gene encoding NAD-dependent DNA ligase LigA, translated as MVVKDKIKALREALEQHNYNYYVLSAPTISDREFDEMMKELQTLEEAHPEYADPHSPTQRVGSDLSKEFEQVVHKYPMLSLGNTYSEDEVKDFYERIARDLNEPFEIVAELKYDGTSISLTYEDGRLVRAVTRGDGTRGDDVTANVKTIRSVPLKLMGDGYPAAFEIRGEILLPWAEFDRLNKEREQQEEPLFANPRNAASGTLKQQNPAIVAARKLDAYFYYLLGEELPAETHFDNLEAARSWGFKVPNVIRVCNSLEDIYDYIAYWDAERKNLPVATDGIVLKVNSLRQQLNLGFTAKSPRWAIAYKFQAERAVTRLNSVSFQVGRTGAVTPVANLEPVLLAGTTVKRASLHNADIIEGLDLHLGDKVFVEKGGEIIPKIVGVDVEARGLLVGDKVRFIRSCPECGTPLMRPEGEAAHYCPNEAGCPPQIKGKIEHFVTRRAMNINMGPETVEDLYEAGYIKDTADLYTLEISDLLRLERWADKSARNLMASLEESKQVPFERVLYGLGIRFVGETVAKRLVAAFHSMDQLEQASFEDLIAVDEIGERIARSIIAYFADERNRNLVNRLKEYGLRMSVAEEVLANRSEKLKGLSIVISGTFARHSRDEYKAMIEQHGGKNSGSVSGKTDYILAGDNMGPAKLEKAAKLGVKIINEDEFLNMIAE; from the coding sequence ATGGTGGTAAAAGATAAAATAAAGGCACTTCGCGAAGCGCTGGAGCAACATAATTACAACTATTATGTGCTTTCGGCACCGACGATATCGGACCGTGAGTTCGATGAGATGATGAAGGAGTTACAGACCCTTGAAGAGGCGCATCCTGAATATGCCGACCCTCATTCGCCGACGCAGCGGGTGGGGAGCGACCTTTCCAAAGAGTTTGAACAGGTAGTGCATAAATATCCGATGCTTTCGTTGGGTAATACCTATTCGGAAGATGAAGTGAAGGATTTTTACGAGCGCATAGCCCGTGACCTGAACGAACCTTTCGAAATCGTTGCCGAGTTGAAATATGACGGAACCTCCATTTCTCTGACATATGAGGACGGACGTCTGGTTCGAGCCGTGACGCGTGGAGACGGGACACGTGGCGACGATGTGACGGCCAATGTGAAGACCATCCGTTCGGTCCCTTTGAAACTGATGGGCGACGGATACCCGGCAGCATTTGAGATAAGGGGGGAGATCCTGCTTCCCTGGGCCGAGTTCGACCGCTTGAACAAAGAACGGGAACAACAGGAGGAGCCTCTTTTCGCCAATCCGCGCAATGCCGCTTCGGGTACACTGAAGCAACAGAACCCGGCTATTGTGGCTGCTCGTAAGTTGGATGCCTATTTCTATTATTTGTTGGGGGAGGAGTTACCGGCGGAAACGCATTTCGATAATCTGGAGGCGGCCCGTTCATGGGGGTTCAAGGTGCCGAACGTGATCCGTGTGTGCAACAGCTTGGAGGATATATACGATTATATCGCCTATTGGGACGCCGAGCGCAAGAACTTGCCGGTTGCAACAGACGGGATCGTTTTGAAAGTGAACTCATTGCGCCAACAACTCAATTTGGGATTTACAGCCAAGAGTCCGCGTTGGGCGATTGCCTACAAGTTCCAGGCCGAACGCGCCGTGACACGCCTTAACTCCGTGTCTTTCCAAGTCGGACGGACGGGGGCCGTTACTCCGGTTGCTAACCTGGAACCAGTATTGCTGGCCGGGACGACCGTAAAGCGTGCATCCCTCCACAATGCGGATATCATCGAAGGACTCGATCTGCATTTGGGTGATAAGGTGTTTGTGGAAAAAGGCGGCGAAATCATCCCGAAGATTGTCGGTGTCGATGTCGAGGCCCGTGGTTTGCTGGTAGGTGACAAGGTCCGTTTCATCCGTTCCTGTCCCGAATGCGGCACACCGTTGATGCGCCCCGAAGGAGAAGCGGCCCACTACTGTCCGAACGAAGCCGGCTGTCCTCCCCAGATCAAGGGAAAGATCGAGCATTTCGTTACCCGGAGGGCCATGAACATCAATATGGGACCGGAGACTGTCGAAGATTTGTACGAAGCTGGCTATATCAAGGATACGGCCGATCTCTATACATTGGAAATATCTGATCTGCTACGCTTGGAACGTTGGGCTGACAAGAGTGCCCGTAACCTGATGGCGAGCCTCGAAGAATCCAAACAGGTTCCCTTCGAGCGGGTCCTTTATGGATTGGGGATTCGTTTTGTGGGCGAGACGGTGGCTAAACGCCTGGTTGCTGCTTTCCATTCGATGGATCAGTTGGAACAGGCTTCTTTTGAGGACTTGATAGCTGTGGATGAGATCGGGGAACGGATTGCCCGGAGCATCATCGCTTATTTTGCCGACGAACGTAACAGGAATTTGGTGAACCGTTTGAAGGAATACGGGCTGCGGATGTCCGTGGCCGAAGAAGTGCTGGCAAACCGTTCCGAGAAACTGAAAGGTCTGAGCATTGTCATCAGCGGGACATTCGCCAGACATTCCCGCGACGAGTACAAAGCCATGATCGAGCAGCATGGCGGGAAGAACAGTGGCTCAGTGTCCGGCAAGACCGATTATATCCTGGCGGGAGATAATATGGGACCGGCCAAGCTCGAAAAGGCGGCCAAGTTAGGTGTGAAGATTATAAATGAAGACGAATTCTTAAATATGATAGCGGAATGA
- the dapA gene encoding 4-hydroxy-tetrahydrodipicolinate synthase, with protein MADINLKGMGVALITPFKEDESVDYEALARLVDYQLQNGTDYLVVLGTTAETPTLTEEEKKNIINLVVTKVNGRIPIVLGVGGNCTRSVVEKLKNDNFDGIDAILSVVPYYNKPSQEGIYQHYKAIAEATALPIVLYNVPGRTGVNMTAETTLRIAREFKNVIAVKEASGNITQMDDIIKNKPANFNVISGDDGITFPLITLGAVGVISVIGNAFPREFSRMVRLALAGDYDSARTIHHSFTELFSLLFVDGNPAGAKSMLNAMGFIENKLRLPLVPTRITTFEKIRDVLRQLSIKC; from the coding sequence ATGGCAGACATAAATTTAAAAGGAATGGGTGTGGCGTTGATCACTCCCTTTAAAGAAGATGAAAGTGTAGACTATGAGGCGTTGGCTCGGCTTGTAGACTATCAGTTGCAGAATGGAACCGATTATCTGGTTGTGTTAGGTACCACTGCAGAAACTCCTACACTCACGGAAGAAGAAAAGAAGAATATAATCAATTTGGTCGTGACGAAGGTAAACGGACGCATTCCCATCGTGTTGGGTGTGGGCGGAAACTGTACGCGTTCGGTTGTCGAGAAGTTGAAAAACGATAACTTTGACGGTATAGATGCGATCCTGTCTGTCGTACCTTATTATAATAAACCATCTCAGGAAGGGATCTACCAGCATTATAAAGCGATAGCGGAGGCGACCGCGTTACCGATTGTCCTGTATAACGTTCCGGGACGTACCGGAGTGAACATGACGGCCGAGACTACGCTGCGTATCGCCCGTGAGTTCAAGAACGTGATCGCAGTCAAGGAGGCTTCCGGCAATATCACCCAGATGGATGATATCATCAAGAACAAACCGGCGAACTTCAATGTGATTTCAGGAGACGATGGCATTACGTTCCCGCTGATTACGTTGGGAGCTGTCGGCGTGATTTCTGTAATCGGCAATGCTTTCCCGCGTGAGTTCAGCCGTATGGTGCGTCTGGCATTGGCAGGCGACTACGATAGTGCCCGCACGATCCACCATAGTTTTACGGAGCTGTTCAGTTTGCTGTTTGTCGACGGTAATCCGGCAGGAGCGAAGAGTATGCTGAATGCAATGGGCTTTATCGAAAATAAATTGCGCTTGCCTTTGGTTCCGACCCGTATCACCACATTCGAAAAGATTCGTGACGTATTACGCCAGTTGAGCATCAAATGTTAA
- a CDS encoding cytochrome-c peroxidase, whose protein sequence is MNSRVYLKVMVAGLAGTSVLFSACVPGSRSELNDKELVGKQLFFDESLSEPAGQSCGTCHEPTKGFADTYGRITSEGAVKGLFSNRNSMSCSYVAYVPALYYDEKEETYVGGLFWDGRVNSLEEQAGQPFVNPLEMGNKDSRAVTEKVRRAAYYPDFVRIYGETASDDSLYAHILDAIATYERSAEVNPFTSKYDAYLEGKCQLTGQEMEGLDLFKEKGLCAECHILENDERAGRVLFTDHTYDNLGIPSNPDNPFFRVPAPHNTVGRDTMDLGLGAFLHDSTEFGKFRVPTLRNIALTAPYGHNGYFKTLEEIVHFYNVRDVEEYPAPEYAETVNRDELGNLGLTPEEEAAIVAFMHTLTDGYRID, encoded by the coding sequence ATGAATAGTCGTGTATATCTAAAAGTGATGGTTGCCGGATTGGCAGGGACATCTGTGTTGTTTTCCGCGTGTGTACCGGGTTCCCGTTCGGAGTTAAATGACAAGGAACTGGTAGGGAAACAGCTCTTTTTTGACGAGTCGTTATCGGAACCGGCCGGACAGTCGTGCGGAACCTGCCATGAACCGACGAAAGGGTTTGCCGATACATACGGACGGATCACTTCGGAAGGGGCCGTGAAAGGCTTGTTCAGCAACCGGAACTCCATGAGCTGTTCGTATGTGGCGTATGTCCCGGCCTTGTATTATGACGAAAAAGAAGAAACCTATGTAGGCGGCTTGTTCTGGGACGGCCGGGTGAACTCGTTGGAAGAACAGGCCGGCCAACCGTTCGTCAATCCGCTGGAAATGGGAAACAAGGACAGCCGGGCTGTTACGGAGAAAGTCCGGCGTGCAGCCTACTATCCCGATTTTGTGCGTATTTATGGAGAGACAGCGTCCGACGATTCTCTTTATGCCCATATATTGGATGCAATAGCCACTTATGAACGTTCTGCCGAGGTGAACCCCTTCACGTCCAAATACGATGCCTACCTGGAAGGCAAATGCCAGCTTACCGGACAGGAGATGGAAGGGCTGGACTTATTTAAGGAGAAAGGTCTCTGCGCGGAATGCCATATTCTGGAAAACGACGAGCGAGCCGGACGTGTCCTGTTTACCGACCATACATATGACAACCTCGGAATCCCTTCCAACCCGGACAATCCGTTCTTCCGGGTTCCCGCTCCCCATAACACGGTCGGGCGGGACACGATGGATCTGGGGTTAGGGGCTTTTCTGCATGATAGTACCGAATTCGGCAAGTTCCGGGTACCCACGTTACGCAATATCGCCCTGACAGCTCCTTACGGGCATAACGGCTATTTCAAGACACTTGAGGAGATTGTCCATTTCTATAATGTGCGTGATGTGGAAGAGTACCCGGCTCCCGAATATGCGGAGACCGTCAACCGCGACGAACTGGGGAATCTCGGACTCACCCCGGAAGAAGAAGCGGCCATTGTCGCTTTCATGCATACCTTGACCGATGGGTATCGAATAGATTGA
- a CDS encoding PCMD domain-containing protein, with amino-acid sequence MKQKVKLLFLLGIVNCQLSIVNCQEKVVPFSFGDMDHWVVREIHESGIIGGNTKHLYELGPTDTIIGNTAYTNRGGSPWANSNVMAKVAGVVKTNTSVFPERRDNGWCARLETRMESVKVFGLVDIEVVAAGSVFLGTVHEPIKGTKNPQAMLNSGVAFTKKPKALRFDYKVKLAPEKNRIRSTGFSRKSTVAGQDSIAAILLLQKRWEDKDGNIYAKRVGTMVQRYTESSNSWVNDATYPILYGDITKHPEYKPYMRIQVEERYALNSQGKSVPIQEVGWAAEGELPTHLVLQFTSSHGGAYIGSPGNTMWIDNVKLIY; translated from the coding sequence ATGAAACAGAAAGTAAAACTCCTCTTTCTCCTGGGAATTGTCAATTGTCAATTGTCAATTGTCAATTGCCAAGAGAAAGTGGTGCCGTTCAGTTTTGGAGATATGGATCATTGGGTCGTTCGCGAGATACATGAGTCCGGCATCATCGGAGGAAATACGAAGCATCTTTATGAGCTGGGTCCGACGGATACGATCATCGGCAATACAGCCTATACGAACCGGGGCGGTTCGCCGTGGGCGAACTCCAACGTGATGGCAAAGGTGGCAGGCGTGGTGAAGACGAATACTTCTGTCTTCCCGGAGAGGCGGGACAACGGTTGGTGTGCGCGTCTGGAGACACGAATGGAAAGTGTGAAGGTTTTCGGCTTGGTCGATATCGAAGTGGTAGCTGCCGGTTCCGTTTTTCTCGGAACGGTGCACGAACCGATCAAGGGAACCAAAAATCCGCAGGCCATGTTGAACAGTGGAGTGGCGTTTACCAAGAAGCCGAAGGCGTTGCGTTTTGACTATAAGGTGAAGCTGGCTCCGGAAAAGAACCGTATCCGCAGTACCGGTTTCAGCCGTAAGTCGACGGTTGCCGGACAGGATTCGATCGCAGCCATCCTTTTGCTACAGAAACGTTGGGAAGATAAAGATGGAAACATATATGCCAAACGTGTCGGAACGATGGTGCAGCGTTATACGGAATCCAGCAATAGCTGGGTGAATGATGCGACCTACCCGATCCTGTACGGTGATATTACGAAGCATCCGGAGTATAAGCCTTATATGCGGATTCAGGTGGAAGAGCGCTATGCTTTGAACAGCCAAGGTAAAAGCGTCCCTATTCAGGAAGTAGGCTGGGCGGCGGAAGGCGAATTGCCGACTCATCTCGTCCTGCAATTTACTTCCAGCCACGGTGGTGCCTATATCGGCTCGCCGGGCAATACGATGTGGATCGATAATGTAAAACTTATATATTAG
- a CDS encoding urea transporter — MREGLFIISRGIGQVMFQNNALSGALMLVGILCGSWQMALLAVAGNLVGNLTACLCKYSREDIRNGLYGFNGTLVGIAIGVFMPINLLSIALLIAGSALSTWIARLFGYWGKLPGYTAPFILSVWILLAGCTYGYPSLLSASAPAVAEQSPDLVRAFCLNIGQVMFQGNTILSGLFFLAAILVNSRWHALYTVWGALLPILVAWVAGTDYTALNAGLIGYNGVLCAIALGGDTWKSGLWATASILLSIALQLLGMHFGFVTLTAPFVVAVWIILKGGMSKLSCSRA; from the coding sequence ATGCGTGAAGGATTGTTTATCATAAGCCGTGGAATCGGTCAGGTAATGTTTCAGAACAACGCTCTTTCGGGAGCCCTTATGTTAGTGGGTATTTTATGCGGTTCATGGCAAATGGCCCTATTGGCCGTCGCCGGGAATTTAGTCGGTAATTTGACGGCCTGTCTTTGCAAGTATAGCCGGGAGGATATCCGGAACGGACTCTATGGATTTAACGGGACGCTGGTCGGGATCGCCATCGGTGTCTTTATGCCGATCAACCTCCTGTCGATAGCGTTATTAATAGCCGGTTCCGCCTTGTCCACCTGGATTGCCCGTCTGTTCGGTTATTGGGGGAAACTGCCGGGATATACCGCCCCGTTCATTTTATCGGTCTGGATATTGCTGGCCGGATGTACATACGGGTATCCCTCGCTTTTGTCGGCCTCCGCTCCTGCCGTTGCCGAACAATCACCCGATCTGGTACGGGCCTTCTGTCTGAATATCGGACAGGTGATGTTCCAAGGAAATACGATCCTGTCCGGTCTGTTCTTCCTTGCTGCCATCCTTGTCAATTCACGTTGGCATGCATTATATACGGTCTGGGGAGCCCTCCTTCCCATCCTTGTCGCTTGGGTGGCCGGAACAGATTATACGGCGCTGAATGCCGGACTGATCGGTTACAACGGCGTCTTATGTGCGATCGCTTTAGGCGGCGACACATGGAAAAGCGGCTTGTGGGCGACAGCTTCCATTTTGCTTTCCATCGCTTTGCAGCTATTGGGGATGCACTTTGGATTCGTGACTCTGACCGCTCCTTTCGTCGTTGCCGTATGGATCATATTAAAAGGAGGTATGTCAAAACTATCCTGTTCCCGCGCTTGA